DNA from Candidatus Methylomirabilota bacterium:
GCCGTCCGTCCACGACCGCCTTGCCGCCCGCCCAGAGGACGACGAGGGTCCCGACGCCGGCGACGAGCCCCATCAGCGGCGCGACCGACGACTGCGTCCGGGCCAGCGCGAGGCTCCGGTGGAGGTGTTCCCGGTTCTCGCGGTCGAACTCCGCGCCGGCGCGGGGCTCGAGCGCGTACGCGCGGACCACCGCCATCCCCGCAACGTACTCCTGCACCTTGGCCGACAGGACGCCGAGCTGCTCCTGCGCCGCCTGGGCGCGCTCGTTGACGACGCCGTTGAAACGCTTCGCGAGCAGCACGAGCGCGGGGTACGGCGCCAGCGCCCAGAGGGTGAGCCACGGGTCCGCCGCGAGCATGGCGGCGAGCGCGCCGACGAACGCGAACGCGGTGCCGACGGCGCTCACGGCGCCGAAGCCCACGAGCGAGCGCACGGCCGCGACGTCGCTCGACGCGCGCGACATGAGCTCGCCCGTCGGGTGCGCCGCGAAGAACTTCGGCGGGAACGTCTGGAGGCTCGCGTAGAGGTCGTTCCGCAGGTCGTACTCGATCCGCTGGCCGCCGCCGATGATCGCGAAGCGCGAGCCGAGCCGCGCGACGCCGTTGGTCAGGGCGAAGAGCACGATGAGCCCGACGTAGCCGCCCAGCCGGGCCGGGTCGGCGTCGGCCCGCAGCGTGTCGATCGCCCGCTGCACCGTGAACGGAATGGCGAGCGACGCGAGCGTCGCCGCGGCGAGGCAGAGGACGCCGAGCGCGTAGCGGGCGCGGTAGCGCGCGAGGCGCCCCCAGAGGGCGCGGGCCGGTGGCGTCAGCCGAGCCCCCCCGCGGCGTGCGGCAGGAGCGCCGCGTACACCGCGGCGACGGTCGGCACCGGGACGCCGAGCCGCTCGCCGAGCCGCACCGCGTGGCCGTGGAGGGCGTCGAGCTCGAGGCGCCGGCCCTGCAGCAGATCCTCGGCCAGCGAGGCGCGGCTGGCGGGCGCGATCCCGGTCGCGAACTTCATGGTCTGGTCCACGACGTCGGCGGCGAGCCCGGCCTTCGCCGCGGTGCCGAGCGCCGCGACCTCCTCGACGATCCGCCGGAACATCGCCCACGTCTCGGGCGTGTCGCGGACGACGCCGATCGGGCAGCGCGTGAGCGCGGTCATGCCGCCCACGGCGCAGATCAGGATGTACTTCTCCCAGAGCGCGCGGCGGATGCCCGTGGTCAGCTCGACCGGGACCCGGGCCGCCTCGAACACGGCGAGGAGCCGCTCGGCGCGCGCGCTCCGCCGCCCGTCGAGCTCGCCGAAGATGATCCGGCCGGCGAAGCGGTGCGCGATCACGCCCGGACGCTCGATGCCGGCGAAGACCTGCGCGACCCCGCCCACCGCGTGGCCGGCGCCGAGGATCGCGTCGATCCGCTCCTCGTTGTCCACGCCGTTCTGGAGCGAGAGGACCGCGGTCTCGGGGAGGACGACGGGACGGAGCGCGGCCGCCGCCCGCTCGGTGTCGAACGACTTCACGCAGAAGAGGACCGCGTCGGCCGGCGCGAGCCCCGTGAGGTCCTCCACGGCCGGCGCTCTGACGACGCTGTCGCCCTCCACCGCGGAGCGCACGCTGAGCCCGTCGCGCCGGATCGCCTCGAGGTGCGCGCCGCGCGCGACCAGCGTCACCGTCTCGCCGGCCCGCGCGAGCTTCGCGCCGAAGAAGCCGCCGACGCCGCCCGTCCCCATGACGACGATGTGCATGCCACGTATGATACATTGCGCTGCGACATGCCACGGCCCGAACGGCGCGTGCCGACCTCCGCCGCGCGGCGCCTCGCTCGGTTCCTCGTCGGCCTCCGACCGGAAGACGTGCCGCCGCCGGTCACCGCGCGGGCGGCGCTGCTTGCCCTCGACACGCTCGGCAGCTGCCTCGCCTCCACCCGCTATGACTTCGGCCGGGCGGTGCGCGAGACCGCCGAGCGCCTGGGCGGCCCGCCCGAGAGCCTCCTGATCGGCGGCAAGGGACGGGTCGCCGCGGCCAACGCCGCGCTCGCGAACGCGACCCTCGCTCACGGGCTCGACTTCGACGACACGCGCGAGGACGCGATCGTCCACACGGGCTCGGTGGCCGTCACGACCGCCCTCGCGGTCGGCGAGGCGCGCGGCGCCTCGGGACGCGCCACGCTCGCCGCGCTGATCGCCGGCGTCGAGGTGATGTGCCGCATCGGCCTCGCCGTTCCCGGGAAGTTCCACGCCCGCCACTACCATCCGACCTCGCTCACGGGCTCCTTCGCCGCGGCCGCCGTCGCCGGGAAGCTCCACGGCCTCGGGGAGGACGCGCTGGTCCACGCCTTCGGCATCTGCGGGAGCCAGGCCGGTGGCATCATCGAATATCTCGCCGACGGCTCGTGGACCAAGCGCCTGCACCCGGGCTGGGCGGCTCACGCAGGCATCGTCGCCGCGCTGCTCGCGCAGTCGGGCTTCACGGGGCCGGAGACGGTCTTCGAGGGCGAGCACGGCTTCTATCAGGCCTTCGCCGGCGGCCACGACGTGGCGCGGCTCGACGCGCTCCTCGACAGCCTCGGCCGTACGTGGGAGCTCGAGCGGCTCACGTTCAAGCCCTACCCGTGCGGCTCGATCGCCCACCCCTACATGGACTGCGCGCTCCGCCTCCGCGAGCGGTACCGGCTGGCGCCCGCCGAGATCGCCAAGGGACGCGCGGGGCTCGCCGAGTTCGAGGACGAGGCGGTACGCGATCCCGCGGTGCTCGCCGTCGCGTCGCGCGTCGGCTACGAGATCGACCCGACGATCGATTACCCGCGGCAGTTTGTCGGCCACGTCCGGATCCGCACGGGCGACGGGCGCCTGCTCGAAGAGCGCCAGGACCACCCGCGCGGCGGCGCCGACGATCCGATGACGCGCGAGGAGCTCGAGGCGAAGTTCCGCGGCAACGCCGGCCTCGTCGTGCCGGACGAACAGGGGTCGCGGGTGATCCGCGCCGTCCACGCGCTGGCCGCGGCGGCGAGCCTCCACGGCCTCGTCGAGTCGCTGACACCCTGAGGGAGCGAATCATGACGAAGCCTTCGCTGGTCTCGAGCCTGCTGGCGGCGGCGCTCGTCCTCGCCGCCGTTCCCTCCGCAGCCCAGGACGCCCGCGTCGAGGCCGCCCGGACGGAGGGCAAGGTCGTCTGGTACACCTCGCTCGCGCTCCCGAGCGCCGAGAAGGTGGCCAAGCTCTTCGAGGCGGCC
Protein-coding regions in this window:
- a CDS encoding 2-dehydropantoate 2-reductase, whose translation is MHIVVMGTGGVGGFFGAKLARAGETVTLVARGAHLEAIRRDGLSVRSAVEGDSVVRAPAVEDLTGLAPADAVLFCVKSFDTERAAAALRPVVLPETAVLSLQNGVDNEERIDAILGAGHAVGGVAQVFAGIERPGVIAHRFAGRIIFGELDGRRSARAERLLAVFEAARVPVELTTGIRRALWEKYILICAVGGMTALTRCPIGVVRDTPETWAMFRRIVEEVAALGTAAKAGLAADVVDQTMKFATGIAPASRASLAEDLLQGRRLELDALHGHAVRLGERLGVPVPTVAAVYAALLPHAAGGLG
- a CDS encoding MmgE/PrpD family protein, with the protein product MPRPERRVPTSAARRLARFLVGLRPEDVPPPVTARAALLALDTLGSCLASTRYDFGRAVRETAERLGGPPESLLIGGKGRVAAANAALANATLAHGLDFDDTREDAIVHTGSVAVTTALAVGEARGASGRATLAALIAGVEVMCRIGLAVPGKFHARHYHPTSLTGSFAAAAVAGKLHGLGEDALVHAFGICGSQAGGIIEYLADGSWTKRLHPGWAAHAGIVAALLAQSGFTGPETVFEGEHGFYQAFAGGHDVARLDALLDSLGRTWELERLTFKPYPCGSIAHPYMDCALRLRERYRLAPAEIAKGRAGLAEFEDEAVRDPAVLAVASRVGYEIDPTIDYPRQFVGHVRIRTGDGRLLEERQDHPRGGADDPMTREELEAKFRGNAGLVVPDEQGSRVIRAVHALAAAASLHGLVESLTP